A genomic segment from Tessaracoccus defluvii encodes:
- a CDS encoding transposase produces MEGIEMARKKFSPEFKAEAVRAVVESSRTVAEVARDHGIGSETLRNWVNAYRRDHADELPEISEPERAELARLRKEVRELKAEREFLGKAAAFFAKEFR; encoded by the coding sequence ATGGAAGGGATCGAGATGGCCCGGAAGAAGTTCAGCCCGGAATTCAAGGCGGAAGCGGTTCGTGCGGTGGTTGAGTCATCGCGGACTGTTGCTGAGGTCGCGCGTGATCATGGTATCGGCTCCGAGACGCTCAGGAATTGGGTGAATGCGTATCGGCGGGATCATGCCGACGAGTTGCCGGAGATCAGTGAGCCGGAGCGTGCGGAACTGGCGCGGTTGCGTAAAGAGGTCCGCGAGTTGAAGGCCGAGCGGGAGTTCCTGGGAAAAGCGGCGGCCTTCTTCGCGAAGGAGTTCCGGTGA
- a CDS encoding IS3 family transposase produces MSAKYAFINSEEGNYSVRNMCRWARVSRAGYYEWRERPVSATRRWRDELGDIIEVLFVESDATYGYRRIHADLVRAGRPCDPQRVRAIMAERGLVACQPRRRGQGPRSRLMRRICRI; encoded by the coding sequence GTGAGCGCGAAGTACGCGTTCATCAACAGCGAAGAAGGCAACTACTCGGTCCGGAACATGTGTCGTTGGGCGAGGGTGTCGCGGGCTGGCTACTACGAGTGGCGTGAGCGGCCCGTCTCTGCGACTCGGCGGTGGCGCGACGAGCTCGGTGACATCATCGAGGTCTTGTTCGTCGAGTCTGATGCCACGTACGGCTACCGACGGATCCATGCCGACCTGGTGCGGGCCGGCAGGCCGTGTGACCCGCAGAGGGTGCGCGCGATCATGGCCGAGCGTGGCTTGGTGGCGTGTCAGCCGCGCCGCAGGGGCCAAGGACCACGATCCCGGCTGATGCGGAGGATCTGCCGGATCTGA
- a CDS encoding IS30 family transposase, translated as MRDVTGRAPLRSPGAPSHPRAREREFWVMISTGMLPTEAGIAIGVAPVVGSRWFRQSGGMSPFSWPAPSGRYLSLAEREEIAILNATGSGVREIARALHRSPSTISRELRRNAATRGGKLDYRASVAQWKAELFARRPKVAKLAANPRLREYVQERLSGQIRRPDGGVAAGPQPPRWTGQNKPHRKDRGWVQGWSPEQIANRIKLDFPDDDSMRISHEAIYQALFIQSRGALRRELILCLRTGRALRMPRARSKRVPWAHVTADVLISERPAEAEDRAIPGHHEGDLIIGINRSAIGTVVERTTGFTTLVHLPREDGWREQPIIKNGPALSGYGAISMNRALANAMSTLPAELKRSLTWDRGKEMSAHAQFAIDTGLKVYFADPHSPWQRGTNENTNGLLRQYFPKGTDLSRWSPDDLAAVAHALNTRPRKRLGWRTPAEALDEHLHSLQAGGVATTS; from the coding sequence ATGCGAGATGTGACTGGGCGGGCGCCGTTACGGTCGCCGGGCGCTCCCTCACATCCACGCGCGCGAGAACGCGAGTTCTGGGTGATGATCAGCACGGGCATGCTCCCGACCGAAGCGGGCATCGCGATCGGCGTGGCTCCCGTTGTCGGGTCACGGTGGTTCCGACAATCAGGCGGTATGTCACCATTTTCCTGGCCGGCGCCGTCGGGTCGGTACCTGTCGTTGGCTGAGCGCGAGGAGATCGCGATCCTTAACGCGACCGGCAGCGGCGTGCGGGAGATCGCAAGGGCGCTGCATCGGAGTCCATCGACGATCTCCCGGGAGCTGCGCCGCAACGCTGCGACGCGGGGTGGGAAGCTCGACTACCGCGCGTCTGTCGCGCAGTGGAAGGCCGAGCTGTTCGCACGACGGCCGAAGGTCGCGAAGCTCGCCGCGAACCCGCGACTGCGGGAGTACGTGCAGGAGCGGCTATCGGGCCAGATCCGCCGCCCGGACGGTGGTGTCGCCGCCGGCCCCCAGCCGCCGCGCTGGACAGGGCAGAACAAGCCGCATCGGAAGGACCGCGGCTGGGTGCAGGGCTGGAGTCCCGAGCAGATCGCGAATCGGATCAAGCTCGACTTCCCCGATGATGACAGCATGCGCATCAGCCACGAGGCCATCTACCAGGCGCTGTTCATCCAAAGCCGCGGAGCGCTCAGGCGAGAGCTCATCCTGTGTCTGCGCACCGGCCGAGCCCTGAGGATGCCCCGGGCGCGGTCGAAACGGGTGCCCTGGGCTCACGTTACCGCCGACGTCCTGATCAGCGAACGACCCGCCGAGGCTGAAGACCGCGCTATCCCGGGCCACCACGAAGGAGATCTCATCATCGGCATCAACCGATCCGCGATCGGCACCGTCGTCGAGCGGACGACGGGCTTCACGACACTGGTCCACTTGCCTCGAGAAGATGGCTGGCGAGAACAGCCGATCATCAAGAACGGTCCCGCACTGTCCGGCTACGGCGCAATCTCCATGAACCGGGCGCTTGCGAACGCGATGAGCACCCTGCCCGCAGAACTCAAACGCTCCCTGACCTGGGACCGCGGGAAGGAGATGTCCGCGCACGCTCAGTTCGCCATCGACACCGGGTTGAAGGTCTACTTCGCTGACCCGCACAGCCCGTGGCAGCGCGGCACGAACGAGAACACGAACGGGCTGCTCCGGCAGTACTTCCCGAAAGGCACCGATCTGTCACGCTGGTCGCCGGACGACCTCGCCGCCGTCGCCCATGCCCTGAACACCCGGCCACGCAAACGCCTCGGCTGGCGCACTCCCGCCGAGGCCCTCGACGAGCACTTACACTCGCTACAAGCAGGCGGTGTTGCGACGACCAGTTGA
- a CDS encoding integrase core domain-containing protein, whose amino-acid sequence MLIITQNSRSRARGCEGAPGDRNGARPVTSRIQLDGFPTTLSDQVLLPPVEPSQYMSAEFAEFTSRAGLVRSVGRTGVCYDNAWAESFNATLKVERVHRTVYPTRRHAIRDIARYIELRYNQKRLHSALGYRTPNEAEQDWYETNKAA is encoded by the coding sequence GTGCTGATCATCACCCAGAACTCGCGTTCTCGCGCGCGTGGATGTGAGGGAGCGCCCGGCGACCGTAACGGCGCCCGCCCAGTCACATCTCGCATCCAACTCGATGGCTTTCCCACAACACTCTCCGATCAGGTGTTGCTTCCACCGGTTGAGCCCAGTCAGTACATGTCGGCAGAGTTTGCCGAGTTCACGAGCAGGGCTGGGCTTGTTCGCTCGGTCGGGCGCACTGGTGTTTGTTATGATAATGCGTGGGCCGAGTCGTTCAATGCAACCTTGAAAGTGGAGCGGGTTCATCGGACCGTGTATCCGACCCGGCGGCATGCCATTCGGGATATTGCACGCTACATCGAGTTGCGTTACAATCAGAAACGGTTGCATTCGGCGCTTGGGTATCGCACCCCGAATGAGGCCGAACAGGACTGGTACGAAACCAATAAGGCAGCCTGA
- a CDS encoding transposase, whose product MVGDKLDRCRQRVQQETLGHRGRSGDPLYGIRRVARTRAGLLTAKQQHRLAKVFTDQRYVASATTWSVYQDVIDAYQADQPAVGKEIMTRLITKLHSGVPAGLDELRSLGQTLKRRRDDILAFFDHPGTSNGPTEAVNGLLEHLRGTAKASETSSTTSPAASSTRAGSDP is encoded by the coding sequence CTGGTCGGGGACAAGCTCGACCGCTGCCGGCAACGCGTCCAACAGGAGACGCTGGGGCATCGGGGACGCTCCGGTGATCCGCTCTACGGGATCCGACGCGTCGCCCGGACCAGAGCTGGGCTGCTGACCGCCAAGCAGCAGCATCGGCTCGCGAAGGTGTTCACCGACCAGCGGTATGTCGCGTCCGCGACCACTTGGAGCGTCTACCAGGACGTGATCGACGCCTACCAGGCTGACCAGCCGGCCGTAGGGAAGGAGATCATGACCCGGCTGATCACCAAGCTCCACAGCGGCGTCCCGGCCGGTCTCGACGAGCTGCGGTCGCTGGGGCAGACGCTGAAACGGCGCCGCGATGACATCCTCGCGTTCTTCGACCACCCCGGCACATCGAACGGACCCACTGAGGCCGTCAACGGTCTCCTCGAACACCTCCGAGGCACCGCCAAGGCTTCAGAAACATCGTCAACTACGTCGCCCGCTGCCTCCTCGACGCGGGCGGGTTCAGACCCCTGA
- the tpx gene encoding thiol peroxidase, with translation MAQIAFKGTPVNSVGELPVVGSTAPDFEVTGSDLAPVRLSDFAGRRVVLNIFPSVDTGVCAMSVRTFNERAADLDNTAVVCVSRDLPFALNRFCGAEGIENVTVTSDFRTGFGDAYGVTFADGPLRGLLSRSVVVIDAEGIVRHTEHVAETGQEPDYDAALAALA, from the coding sequence ATGGCTCAGATCGCTTTCAAGGGAACCCCCGTCAACTCCGTCGGTGAACTGCCCGTCGTTGGCTCCACCGCCCCCGACTTCGAGGTCACCGGCTCCGACCTCGCACCCGTCCGGCTCTCCGACTTCGCCGGCCGCCGCGTGGTGCTCAACATCTTCCCGTCGGTCGACACCGGCGTCTGCGCCATGAGCGTCCGCACGTTCAACGAGCGCGCCGCCGACCTCGACAACACCGCCGTCGTCTGCGTGTCGCGTGACCTTCCGTTCGCGCTGAACCGCTTCTGCGGCGCCGAGGGCATCGAGAACGTCACGGTCACGTCCGACTTCCGCACCGGCTTCGGCGACGCCTACGGCGTCACCTTCGCCGACGGTCCGCTGCGCGGCCTGCTGTCGCGGTCCGTGGTCGTCATCGACGCCGAAGGCATCGTCCGCCACACCGAGCACGTCGCCGAGACGGGCCAGGAGCCCGACTACGACGCGGCGCTCGCGGCGCTGGCCTGA
- a CDS encoding RNA polymerase subunit sigma-70 yields MEEMKATGRVALLVDVVSSRIGDRRALHRSLLAAAEVTNARWPGEQALHPTVADEMQGVYPTLGAALGAAFTLRLSLLPGRDVRCGLGGGEVTVIDRERDIQDGAGWWLAREAVDWVAAQAHRKGFASARTAIRDGRPEAIPQADALVRLVDSRLAQLSEAALGTLAGLWAGLDNAAIAQREGITASANSQRVLGNDLRPLVEAMAALSTLP; encoded by the coding sequence ATGGAGGAAATGAAGGCAACAGGGCGGGTGGCTCTGCTCGTCGACGTGGTGTCGTCCCGCATCGGCGACCGCAGGGCGCTGCACCGCTCCCTGCTTGCCGCCGCGGAGGTGACCAACGCGCGCTGGCCGGGCGAGCAGGCGCTGCACCCGACGGTCGCGGACGAGATGCAGGGCGTCTATCCCACCCTCGGCGCGGCGCTCGGCGCCGCCTTCACGCTGCGGCTCTCCCTGCTCCCGGGCCGTGACGTCCGCTGTGGCCTCGGCGGAGGGGAGGTCACGGTGATCGATCGTGAGCGCGACATCCAGGACGGAGCGGGCTGGTGGCTGGCCCGCGAGGCCGTCGACTGGGTTGCGGCCCAGGCCCATCGCAAGGGCTTCGCCTCGGCCCGCACCGCGATTCGCGACGGCCGTCCGGAGGCGATACCGCAGGCCGACGCGCTGGTGCGGCTGGTGGACTCCCGGCTCGCGCAGCTCAGCGAGGCCGCGTTGGGCACACTGGCCGGCCTGTGGGCCGGCCTGGACAACGCCGCCATCGCCCAGCGGGAGGGCATCACTGCCTCGGCGAACTCACAGCGGGTGCTGGGCAACGACCTGCGCCCCCTGGTGGAGGCGATGGCGGCGCTCAGCACCCTGCCGTGA
- a CDS encoding HD domain-containing protein: MVTLPEQIREALLVRWREPRRRYHGETHLRDGLNALRRLGGGEVEQIAFWFHDAVQTGATPADELASADLVDELLGGILPSHMVGEVRRLVLLTIDHRAEAGDGAGARVCDADLHGLGSAPSRYLANVEGVRAEVPHLGEGEWRAARLRFVEGMLARPHIFATPTGRGLWEEAARANLAREAGALLRGSALGE; this comes from the coding sequence GTGGTGACACTCCCGGAGCAGATCCGGGAGGCGCTGCTCGTCCGGTGGCGCGAGCCGCGCCGTCGGTATCACGGCGAGACGCACCTGCGGGACGGGCTGAACGCGCTCCGGCGACTCGGTGGCGGTGAGGTCGAGCAGATCGCGTTCTGGTTCCATGACGCGGTCCAGACGGGGGCCACGCCGGCTGACGAGCTCGCGTCGGCGGACCTGGTGGACGAGCTTCTGGGCGGGATCCTTCCCAGTCACATGGTCGGCGAGGTCCGGCGCCTGGTGCTGCTGACGATCGACCATCGCGCGGAGGCGGGGGACGGGGCAGGCGCGCGGGTGTGTGACGCGGACCTGCACGGGCTCGGGTCCGCTCCGTCCCGCTACCTGGCCAACGTGGAGGGGGTCCGGGCGGAGGTGCCCCACCTGGGCGAGGGTGAGTGGCGGGCGGCCCGGCTCCGTTTCGTGGAGGGCATGCTGGCACGCCCGCACATCTTCGCTACCCCGACGGGGCGCGGGCTGTGGGAGGAGGCCGCCAGGGCCAATCTCGCCCGCGAGGCCGGTGCCCTCCTGCGCGGCTCAGCTCTCGGCGAGTAG
- a CDS encoding PadR family transcriptional regulator, giving the protein MDYALPTPWFSPRPFTSPWRDEARGDDRRRGRRRPDPMLMEADGPGPDKRRGPRGGHGHGHGRGRGGFGPGMPPFGPGFDPFRGPRGGRRARRGDVRLAALLLIAEEPRNGYQLIQELQARSGGTWKPSPGAMYPALSQLEDEGLIRASETGKTYEITAAGRVEVEALKDRPAPWEPDQSDDATLALRHALHQVHRAVGAIAESGDDQLAARATAELDALKKKLFGLLAES; this is encoded by the coding sequence ATGGACTACGCACTTCCCACCCCCTGGTTCAGCCCCCGACCCTTCACCTCCCCCTGGCGGGACGAGGCGCGCGGCGACGACCGCCGTCGCGGACGACGCCGCCCCGACCCGATGCTGATGGAGGCCGACGGTCCCGGGCCCGACAAGCGACGGGGCCCGCGGGGCGGCCATGGCCATGGCCACGGCCGGGGCCGCGGCGGCTTCGGGCCCGGCATGCCCCCGTTCGGCCCGGGCTTCGACCCCTTCCGCGGCCCCCGCGGCGGCCGTCGCGCCCGGCGCGGTGACGTCCGGCTCGCCGCGCTTCTCCTGATCGCAGAGGAGCCCCGCAACGGCTACCAGCTGATCCAGGAGCTCCAGGCCCGCAGCGGCGGAACCTGGAAGCCCAGCCCCGGCGCCATGTACCCGGCCCTCAGCCAGCTCGAGGACGAGGGGCTGATCCGCGCCTCCGAGACGGGCAAGACGTACGAGATCACCGCCGCGGGCCGCGTCGAGGTCGAGGCGCTCAAGGACCGTCCGGCCCCCTGGGAGCCGGACCAGTCCGACGATGCCACGCTCGCGCTGCGCCACGCGCTGCACCAGGTCCACCGGGCCGTCGGCGCCATCGCCGAGTCCGGCGACGACCAGCTCGCGGCCAGGGCGACGGCGGAACTCGACGCCCTCAAGAAGAAGCTCTTCGGCCTACTCGCCGAGAGCTGA
- a CDS encoding LacI family DNA-binding transcriptional regulator — protein sequence MGERATVRDVAAAAGVSQATVSYVLNDTPGQKISEPTRRRVLDSVARLGYTPSRAARALRSGRSRVVLIAIASVPIGENIARFIETVSDTLDEHGYAVVYRRVGDLAGFRRLVDTLDPAAVVDLSSTLPAEARAWLSTRSVPLLSSGAGGETADADDQACLGRLQVTHLAGRGHTRLGWVGPSSDTLSIFAEPRLRGVVDGCRSAGLEPPTIIRTPLTRAGSVDAIASLTTAGVTGIAAYNDEVAIGLLGAALELGHAVPGDLAIIGMDNIPLSGLVTPALTTIDLHNDATARATAQRVLAALGVQGEPTADRGGATIVLRTST from the coding sequence ATGGGTGAGCGCGCCACCGTCAGGGACGTCGCGGCCGCGGCCGGGGTCTCCCAGGCGACGGTCAGCTACGTCCTGAACGACACCCCCGGCCAGAAGATCTCGGAACCCACTCGTCGTCGCGTCCTCGACTCCGTCGCGCGGCTGGGCTACACCCCGTCGCGGGCGGCGCGGGCGCTGCGCTCCGGCCGCTCCCGCGTCGTGCTGATCGCCATCGCCTCGGTGCCGATCGGGGAGAACATCGCCCGGTTCATCGAGACCGTGAGCGACACGCTCGACGAGCACGGCTACGCGGTGGTTTACCGCCGCGTCGGCGATCTGGCCGGGTTCCGGCGGCTCGTCGACACGCTCGACCCGGCCGCCGTCGTCGACCTGTCCTCCACCCTCCCGGCCGAGGCCAGGGCCTGGCTGAGCACCCGCTCCGTGCCCTTGCTCTCCAGCGGCGCGGGCGGGGAGACGGCGGACGCCGACGATCAGGCCTGCCTCGGACGGCTGCAGGTCACGCATCTCGCGGGGCGCGGCCACACCCGCCTCGGCTGGGTGGGGCCCAGCAGCGACACGCTGTCGATCTTCGCCGAGCCACGCCTGCGGGGGGTGGTCGACGGCTGTCGCAGCGCCGGCCTGGAGCCCCCGACGATCATCCGGACCCCCCTGACCCGGGCCGGCTCGGTGGACGCGATCGCCTCGTTGACGACCGCCGGGGTGACCGGGATCGCCGCCTACAACGACGAGGTCGCGATCGGGCTCCTGGGCGCGGCCCTGGAACTCGGGCACGCCGTCCCCGGCGACCTGGCGATCATCGGCATGGACAACATCCCTCTGTCCGGGCTCGTGACGCCCGCGCTGACGACGATCGACCTGCACAACGACGCCACGGCACGGGCCACGGCCCAGCGGGTACTCGCGGCGTTGGGCGTCCAGGGCGAGCCGACCGCCGACCGGGGCGGCGCCACCATCGTGCTGAGGACTTCCACCTGA
- a CDS encoding glycoside hydrolase family 3 C-terminal domain-containing protein: MFTEADIPALLAELTLEEKASLLSGQDFWHSQAIERVDIPAMMMTDGPHGLRKQAGAADHVGVNASVPATCFPTAAGLASTWDPTLLRRLGETFGAEIKANNVGVILGPGVNIKRSPLCGRNFEYLSEDPLLAGVLASALVQGIQSQGVGTSLKHFAANNQETDRLRVDALVDERTLREIYLPAFERVVVEAQPATVMCAYNKLNGSYASENRWLLTDLLRDEWGFEGLVVSDWGAVNDRPLGVHAGLDLEMPSSRGINDARVVEAVRAGELSEAAVDLAASRVLRMVARHQPVAAEGGSFDPAANHGFARELATRTAVLLKNDDGALPLPGLDGVVVIGEMARTPRYQGAGSSQVNPTFLDTALDRLRARDADLPFAPGYRLAEAAEVQDRDADDATLLAEAVELARGRTAVLFLGLPAIDESEGYDRTHLSIPESHRALLSAVAAVADRVIVALSNGSAVTTEWDADADAVLELWLGGQGGGEAAARLLLGEAAPSGRLAESIPVALGHLPAQLNFPGERGTVRYGEGIFVGYRGLDATGQAPAYPFGHGLTYTSFSYGALQVEATPVTAETPLDAVVLTATVTVTNTGPRPGTETAQLYVGRPSSAVARAPRELKAFARLDLAPGESGTAAFALTARDLAHWDVISHSWRVEAGPAVIEAGASAADLPERVVVDLTAPALPQRLTRFSTVREWHADEAAWADLQPRLGDFWRVLSPEGGADEALAVFLWDMPLLKLPAMFGSLTTADVDELVARHG; encoded by the coding sequence ATGTTCACAGAAGCCGACATCCCCGCACTGCTCGCCGAGCTGACCCTCGAGGAGAAGGCATCGCTCCTGTCCGGGCAGGACTTCTGGCACAGCCAGGCGATCGAGCGCGTCGACATCCCGGCCATGATGATGACCGACGGCCCGCACGGACTCCGCAAGCAGGCGGGGGCGGCGGACCACGTCGGCGTCAACGCCTCGGTCCCGGCCACCTGCTTCCCCACCGCAGCCGGGCTCGCGAGCACCTGGGACCCGACGCTGCTGCGCCGGCTGGGCGAGACCTTCGGCGCCGAGATCAAGGCCAACAACGTCGGCGTGATCCTCGGCCCCGGCGTGAACATCAAGCGCTCCCCCCTGTGCGGACGCAACTTCGAGTACCTGTCGGAGGATCCTCTGCTGGCCGGCGTCCTCGCCTCGGCGCTGGTGCAGGGCATCCAGTCCCAGGGCGTCGGCACCTCACTCAAGCACTTCGCGGCCAACAACCAGGAGACCGACCGCCTCCGCGTCGACGCGCTGGTGGACGAACGCACGCTGCGCGAGATCTACCTGCCCGCCTTCGAGCGCGTCGTCGTCGAGGCGCAGCCTGCGACCGTCATGTGCGCCTACAACAAGCTCAACGGCAGCTACGCCTCCGAGAACCGGTGGCTGCTCACGGACCTGCTGCGCGACGAATGGGGCTTCGAGGGGCTCGTGGTGTCCGACTGGGGCGCCGTCAACGACCGCCCGCTCGGCGTGCACGCCGGGCTCGACCTGGAGATGCCCTCCTCCCGGGGCATCAACGACGCCCGCGTCGTCGAGGCCGTCCGCGCAGGCGAACTCTCCGAGGCCGCCGTCGACCTCGCCGCCTCCCGCGTGCTGCGGATGGTCGCGCGCCATCAGCCCGTGGCAGCGGAGGGCGGCAGCTTCGACCCGGCGGCCAACCACGGGTTCGCGCGCGAGCTGGCGACCCGCACGGCCGTCCTGCTGAAGAACGACGACGGCGCCCTGCCGCTGCCCGGCCTCGACGGCGTCGTCGTGATCGGCGAGATGGCGCGCACCCCGCGCTACCAGGGCGCGGGCTCGTCGCAGGTCAACCCCACCTTCCTCGACACGGCTCTCGACCGGCTCCGCGCCCGCGACGCCGACCTTCCCTTCGCGCCGGGCTACCGGCTCGCGGAGGCGGCCGAGGTCCAGGACCGGGACGCGGACGACGCGACGCTGCTGGCCGAGGCCGTGGAGCTGGCGCGCGGCCGGACCGCCGTCCTCTTCCTGGGGCTGCCCGCCATCGACGAGTCCGAGGGCTACGACCGCACCCACCTGTCCATCCCCGAGAGCCACCGGGCGCTGCTCAGCGCGGTCGCGGCCGTGGCGGACCGGGTGATCGTCGCGCTGTCCAACGGCTCAGCCGTCACCACCGAGTGGGACGCCGACGCGGACGCCGTGCTGGAGCTGTGGCTCGGCGGCCAGGGAGGCGGCGAGGCCGCGGCGCGCCTGCTGCTGGGCGAGGCCGCCCCGTCGGGCAGGCTCGCCGAGTCGATCCCGGTCGCGCTCGGGCACCTGCCGGCGCAGCTCAACTTCCCGGGCGAGCGCGGCACGGTGCGCTACGGCGAGGGCATCTTCGTCGGCTACCGCGGCCTCGACGCCACCGGCCAGGCCCCCGCGTACCCGTTCGGCCACGGCCTGACGTACACCAGCTTCAGCTACGGCGCCCTGCAGGTCGAGGCCACCCCCGTCACGGCGGAGACCCCGCTGGACGCGGTCGTGCTGACGGCCACGGTCACCGTCACGAACACCGGCCCCCGGCCCGGCACCGAGACGGCGCAGCTCTACGTGGGCCGCCCCTCCTCGGCGGTGGCCAGGGCGCCCCGCGAACTGAAGGCGTTCGCCCGGCTCGACCTTGCCCCCGGCGAGTCCGGCACCGCGGCCTTCGCGCTGACGGCCCGCGACCTCGCCCACTGGGACGTGATCAGCCACTCCTGGCGCGTCGAGGCCGGGCCGGCCGTCATCGAGGCCGGCGCCTCCGCGGCAGACCTGCCGGAGCGCGTCGTCGTCGACCTGACCGCCCCCGCGCTGCCGCAGCGCCTGACACGCTTCTCGACGGTGCGGGAATGGCACGCGGACGAGGCGGCGTGGGCCGACCTGCAGCCCCGGCTGGGCGACTTCTGGCGCGTGCTGAGCCCCGAGGGCGGCGCCGACGAGGCGCTGGCCGTGTTCCTCTGGGACATGCCCCTGCTCAAGCTGCCCGCAATGTTCGGCTCACTCACCACCGCCGACGTCGACGAGCTGGTCGCCAGGCATGGGTGA
- the typA gene encoding translational GTPase TypA, translating into MPFRQDLRNVAIVAHVDHGKTTLVDAMLWQSGAFREGSDVNNRVMDSMDLEREKGITILAKNTAVRHRRPDGSEATINIIDTPGHADFGGEVERGLEMVDGVILLVDASEGPLPQTRFVLRKALAKKLPIIVVVNKVDRADARISAVIDETYGLFMDLIDDDAADVLDFPIVFASAKAGRASTTQPADGQMPDSPNLEPLFETLFATIPAPEYEEGAVLQAHVTNLDASPYLGRLALCRVVAGELKRGQQVAWCRTDGTITNVKLTELLKTEALDRVQADSAGPGDIVAIAGIPEIMIGETLSDPENPVPLPLIHVDHPSISMTIGINTSPLAGRAGKNLTARLVKARLDQELVGNVSIKVRPTERPDTWEVQGRGELQLAILVEMMRRESFELTVGKPQVVTRTIDGKLHEPIERLTVDIPEEFVGTVTQLMGLRRGQMEQMVNHGTGWVRLEFLVPARGLIGFRTEFLTETRGTGIMNHVAEGYAPWAGDFRTRPTGSLVADRTGVVTSYALFNLQERGTMFVGPGDEVYEGMIVGENPRAEDMDVNPTKEKKLTNVRSSTGDELERLTPAKRLSMEQQLEFCAGDECLEVTPTVVRIRKVALSANDRAKVRNRAKKG; encoded by the coding sequence GTGCCGTTCCGCCAAGACCTCCGAAATGTTGCGATCGTCGCCCACGTCGATCACGGCAAGACCACGCTCGTCGACGCCATGCTGTGGCAGTCCGGCGCCTTCCGTGAGGGTTCCGATGTCAACAACCGGGTCATGGACTCGATGGACCTCGAACGCGAGAAGGGCATCACCATCCTCGCGAAGAACACGGCGGTGCGGCACCGCCGCCCCGACGGCTCCGAGGCCACGATCAACATCATCGACACCCCGGGCCACGCCGACTTCGGCGGCGAGGTCGAGCGCGGCCTCGAGATGGTCGACGGCGTCATCCTGCTGGTCGACGCGTCCGAGGGCCCACTCCCCCAGACCCGCTTCGTGCTGCGCAAGGCCCTGGCGAAGAAGCTGCCGATCATCGTCGTGGTGAACAAGGTGGACCGCGCCGACGCGCGGATCTCCGCCGTCATCGACGAGACCTACGGCCTGTTCATGGACCTGATCGACGACGACGCCGCCGACGTGCTCGACTTCCCGATCGTCTTCGCCTCCGCCAAGGCCGGCCGCGCGTCCACGACGCAGCCCGCCGACGGCCAGATGCCGGACAGCCCGAACCTCGAGCCGCTGTTCGAGACCCTCTTCGCCACCATCCCGGCCCCGGAGTACGAGGAGGGGGCCGTCCTGCAGGCGCACGTGACCAACCTCGACGCCTCGCCGTACCTCGGCCGGCTGGCGCTCTGCCGGGTCGTGGCCGGCGAACTCAAGCGCGGCCAGCAGGTCGCCTGGTGCCGCACCGACGGCACGATCACCAACGTGAAGCTCACCGAGCTCCTGAAGACCGAGGCCCTCGACCGGGTCCAGGCCGACAGCGCGGGCCCCGGCGACATCGTGGCCATCGCCGGCATCCCGGAGATCATGATCGGCGAGACCCTCTCCGACCCCGAGAACCCGGTTCCCCTGCCGCTCATCCACGTCGACCACCCGTCGATCTCCATGACCATCGGCATCAACACCTCGCCGCTGGCCGGCCGCGCCGGCAAGAACCTGACCGCCCGTCTCGTGAAGGCGCGCCTCGACCAGGAGCTGGTGGGCAACGTGTCCATCAAGGTCCGCCCGACCGAGCGCCCCGACACCTGGGAGGTGCAGGGCCGAGGCGAGCTGCAGCTCGCGATCCTCGTCGAGATGATGCGCCGCGAGAGCTTCGAGCTGACCGTCGGCAAGCCGCAGGTCGTGACCAGGACGATCGACGGCAAGCTGCACGAGCCCATCGAGCGCCTCACCGTCGACATCCCTGAGGAGTTCGTGGGCACCGTGACCCAGCTCATGGGGCTGCGCCGCGGCCAGATGGAGCAGATGGTCAACCACGGCACCGGCTGGGTCCGCCTCGAGTTCCTCGTGCCCGCCCGCGGCCTCATCGGCTTCCGTACCGAGTTCCTCACCGAGACGCGCGGCACGGGAATCATGAACCACGTCGCGGAGGGCTACGCGCCCTGGGCCGGAGACTTCCGCACCCGGCCGACCGGGTCCCTCGTGGCCGACCGCACCGGCGTCGTCACGAGCTACGCGCTGTTCAACCTGCAGGAGCGCGGCACGATGTTCGTCGGCCCCGGCGACGAGGTCTACGAGGGCATGATCGTCGGCGAGAATCCCCGCGCCGAGGACATGGACGTCAACCCGACCAAGGAGAAGAAGCTCACGAACGTGCGCTCCTCCACGGGGGACGAGCTCGAGCGGCTGACCCCGGCCAAGCGGCTCTCGATGGAGCAGCAGCTCGAGTTCTGTGCCGGCGACGAGTGCCTCGAGGTCACGCCGACGGTCGTCCGCATCCGCAAGGTCGCGCTCAGCGCCAACGACCGCGCCAAGGTCCGCAACCGCGCCAAGAAGGGCTGA